A region of Rhodospirillales bacterium DNA encodes the following proteins:
- a CDS encoding DedA family protein, with the protein MLGDLEIQIRDFITAHKDWAGPVVFALSFGESLAFVSLLLPATAAMVFVGVMVGQGTLDFWWMVAWAVPGAALGDWASFLIGRHFRASVPRMWPFTRHPHLLAGARLFFRRWGAASVFLGRFLGPVRAAIPLVAGMMDMRPASFQIANWTSAAIWAPYWLGVGVAGDAAFAWLRDRVPLWAAVAIAAALCAAAWAAWRLFQRWRAARN; encoded by the coding sequence ATGCTCGGCGACCTCGAGATCCAGATCCGCGATTTCATCACCGCCCACAAGGACTGGGCCGGACCGGTGGTGTTCGCGCTCTCGTTCGGCGAGTCGCTGGCCTTCGTCAGCCTGCTGCTGCCGGCGACGGCGGCGATGGTGTTCGTCGGCGTCATGGTCGGCCAGGGCACGCTGGATTTCTGGTGGATGGTCGCGTGGGCCGTGCCCGGCGCGGCGCTGGGCGACTGGGCGAGCTTCCTGATCGGCCGCCACTTCCGCGCCTCCGTGCCGCGCATGTGGCCGTTCACGCGCCATCCCCATCTCCTGGCCGGCGCGCGACTCTTCTTCCGTCGCTGGGGCGCCGCCAGCGTCTTCCTCGGCCGCTTCCTCGGGCCGGTGCGCGCGGCCATCCCGCTGGTGGCCGGCATGATGGACATGCGGCCCGCGTCGTTCCAGATCGCCAACTGGACCTCGGCCGCGATCTGGGCGCCCTACTGGCTGGGGGTCGGCGTGGCCGGCGACGCCGCCTTCGCGTGGCTGCGGGACCGCGTGCCCCTGTGGGCCGCCGTCGCCATCGCCGCGGCGCTCTGCGCCGCCGCCTGGGCGGCGTGGCGCCTCTTCCAGCGCTGGCGGGCGGCGCGGAACTGA
- a CDS encoding NADPH:quinone oxidoreductase family protein: MRAMISEQIGGPESLVLKELPSAPLKKGQVRIAVHAAGVNFPDTLIIQDKYQFKPPRPFAPGHEVGGVVSEVGEGVADYKVGDRVIAAIGHGGYADEVVADQTQLLPMPPNMSFEEGAAFTMTYGTSYYALKQRADPKPGETLLVLGAAGGVGLTAVELGALMGLKVIAAVGSDEKMEICRKYGATMFVNYNTEKMRDKVKELTGGKGADIVYDAVGGDAFDEAIRCINWYGRLLVIGFASGRIPSLPANLALLKSCDVRGVFYGAWRAREPAEARKNFDEMFAWVRDGKLKPHISMTFPLEKAADAMNALLSRKATGKVVIKTR, from the coding sequence ATGCGGGCGATGATCAGCGAGCAGATCGGCGGGCCGGAGAGCCTCGTCCTGAAGGAGCTGCCCTCGGCGCCGCTCAAGAAGGGCCAGGTGCGGATCGCCGTCCACGCCGCCGGCGTGAACTTCCCCGACACGCTCATCATCCAGGACAAGTACCAGTTCAAGCCGCCCCGGCCCTTCGCGCCCGGCCACGAGGTCGGCGGCGTCGTGTCCGAGGTCGGCGAAGGCGTCGCGGACTACAAGGTCGGCGACCGCGTGATCGCGGCGATCGGGCATGGCGGCTACGCCGACGAGGTCGTGGCCGACCAGACCCAGCTGCTGCCGATGCCGCCGAACATGTCGTTCGAGGAGGGCGCCGCCTTCACCATGACCTACGGCACCAGCTACTACGCGCTCAAGCAGCGCGCCGACCCCAAGCCCGGCGAGACGCTGCTGGTGCTCGGCGCCGCCGGCGGCGTCGGCCTGACGGCGGTCGAGCTCGGCGCGCTGATGGGGCTGAAGGTGATCGCCGCCGTCGGCTCCGACGAGAAGATGGAGATCTGCCGCAAGTACGGCGCCACCATGTTCGTGAACTACAACACCGAGAAGATGCGCGACAAGGTGAAGGAGCTGACCGGCGGCAAGGGCGCGGACATCGTCTACGACGCGGTCGGCGGCGACGCCTTCGACGAGGCCATCCGCTGCATCAACTGGTACGGCCGGCTGCTGGTGATCGGCTTCGCGTCGGGCCGCATCCCGTCGCTGCCCGCCAATCTGGCGCTTCTCAAGAGCTGCGACGTGCGCGGCGTGTTCTACGGCGCCTGGCGGGCGCGCGAGCCCGCCGAGGCGCGCAAGAACTTCGACGAGATGTTCGCCTGGGTGCGCGACGGCAAGCTGAAGCCGCACATCTCCATGACGTTCCCGCTGGAGAAGGCGGCCGACGCCATGAACGCGCTGCTGTCGCGCAAGGCCACCGGCAAGGTCGTCATCAAGACGCGATGA